Proteins from a single region of Cytophagaceae bacterium:
- a CDS encoding agmatine deiminase family protein, producing the protein MFPKEKNFYFPAEWHPHIATWLTYPVNIDTWEDRLPKVLPYYFEFIKTLAKGEKVRINLDKSRYMEGFISNLEKFKVPEENIEIYDHPSNDSWCRDHGPGFLINRQNTDRLIIDWEYNAWGGKYPPFNDDNAIPKKISKAINVDYVSPGIVMEGGSVEFNDAGTILTSKSCLLNKNRNPHLNQSQIEEYLINYYGADQILWIEDGIVGDDTDGHIDDTVRFVNTNTVITMVEPKTGDDNHHLLKENLELLKKMRLQNGEKLNIVEIEMPEPVYDTGLRLPASYANFYISNQNVIVPTFRSKNDDKALKIIESCFPDRKITGIDSTEIIWGLGSFHCLSQQEPKSNFI; encoded by the coding sequence ATGTTTCCTAAAGAAAAAAACTTTTATTTCCCTGCCGAATGGCACCCTCATATTGCAACCTGGTTGACATATCCGGTTAATATTGATACCTGGGAAGACCGCTTGCCGAAAGTGTTACCTTATTATTTTGAATTTATCAAAACTTTGGCAAAGGGCGAAAAAGTCAGGATAAATCTGGATAAATCCAGATATATGGAAGGATTTATCTCTAACCTCGAGAAATTTAAAGTTCCTGAAGAAAATATTGAGATTTATGACCACCCCAGTAACGATTCCTGGTGCCGGGATCATGGCCCTGGATTTTTAATTAACCGTCAAAATACTGACCGTTTGATTATTGATTGGGAATATAATGCATGGGGAGGAAAGTATCCTCCTTTTAATGATGATAATGCAATACCAAAAAAAATATCAAAAGCCATAAATGTTGACTATGTGAGCCCGGGAATTGTTATGGAAGGTGGCTCAGTAGAATTTAATGATGCCGGTACTATTCTTACCAGCAAGTCTTGTTTACTTAATAAAAACCGAAATCCTCACCTCAATCAATCTCAAATCGAAGAATACCTCATTAATTATTATGGTGCTGATCAAATATTATGGATAGAAGATGGAATTGTGGGTGACGACACCGATGGTCACATCGATGATACGGTCAGGTTTGTGAACACAAACACGGTAATCACCATGGTGGAGCCTAAAACCGGTGACGATAACCATCATTTATTGAAGGAAAATCTTGAATTGTTAAAGAAAATGAGATTGCAGAATGGAGAAAAATTAAATATTGTAGAAATTGAAATGCCAGAACCAGTGTATGATACGGGATTAAGACTTCCGGCATCTTATGCCAATTTCTACATCAGCAATCAGAATGTAATAGTGCCTACCTTTAGATCTAAAAATGACGATAAGGCTTTAAAAATTATTGAGAGCTGTTTTCCTGACAGAAAAATTACGGGAATTGATTCCACTGAAATAATCTGGGGTCTTGGCAGTTTTCATTGTTTATCTCAACAAGAACCGAAATCAAACTTTATTTGA
- a CDS encoding DNA polymerase/3'-5' exonuclease PolX, whose amino-acid sequence MSNSEIAEIIELTGKLLDLHDQDEMRSKTYLGMIFSLERLEENLSELNVEELQKIRGIGKLMSANILEIVKTGTLKELQDLISVTPEGVFEMFKVKGIGVKKIKLLWKEIGIDNLNDLKIACENGKIAGIKGFGEKTQAAILESLQFLQEQEGKLRMNTAEELSKLIIENIRQEYPEAEEAGQVVRKCQEVDILSFLVKKDGFGGIKLTSEIFKQDLQASSPNVWRGFYGEFKINIEIEKSSTKDWVSKKIIKNSSENHLKLINDSGDSLLKNISNQTFQSEEEAYKAFGCNFIIPEMREGINEIEWSKNNDIEDLISWDKLKGTVHNHSKYSDGNHTLQQMADFCKDLGLEYFGIADHSQTAQYASGLWPETVIKQQLEIDQLNANYEGFEILKGIESDILTNGDLDYETDILKTFDYIVASVHSVLNMDKEKATQRLIRAIENPYTSILGHLSGRLLLSRKGYPLDYPKIIDACAANKVVMELNASPYRLDIDWKWINLCLEKGVWISINPDAHEMNGIYDMKYGVAVARKAGLLASQTLNAQSLEAVKKVFLKK is encoded by the coding sequence ATGAGTAATTCAGAAATAGCCGAAATTATAGAATTGACCGGCAAGCTTTTAGATTTACACGATCAGGATGAAATGCGTTCCAAAACATATCTGGGGATGATTTTTTCTCTTGAAAGGCTTGAAGAAAACCTTTCAGAACTCAATGTGGAAGAATTGCAGAAAATTCGGGGAATTGGCAAATTGATGTCGGCTAATATTCTTGAAATTGTGAAAACCGGCACTCTCAAAGAACTCCAGGATCTGATTTCTGTTACACCGGAAGGCGTATTTGAAATGTTTAAAGTTAAAGGTATTGGCGTTAAAAAAATAAAATTACTCTGGAAAGAAATAGGGATTGACAATCTCAACGATTTGAAAATTGCCTGTGAAAATGGGAAAATTGCCGGAATAAAAGGATTCGGAGAAAAGACTCAGGCGGCTATTCTGGAATCCTTGCAGTTTTTGCAGGAGCAGGAAGGGAAACTCAGAATGAATACTGCCGAAGAATTAAGTAAACTCATCATTGAAAATATCAGGCAAGAATACCCGGAAGCCGAAGAAGCCGGCCAGGTAGTAAGAAAATGTCAGGAAGTTGATATTTTAAGTTTTCTGGTAAAAAAAGATGGTTTTGGAGGGATAAAACTAACATCAGAAATATTTAAACAAGATTTGCAGGCTTCTTCACCAAACGTTTGGAGGGGTTTTTATGGTGAATTTAAAATTAATATTGAAATAGAAAAATCGTCCACAAAAGATTGGGTTTCAAAGAAAATCATTAAAAATTCAAGTGAGAATCATCTAAAATTGATTAATGACAGTGGCGATTCCCTACTAAAAAATATTTCCAATCAAACATTCCAGTCAGAAGAGGAGGCTTATAAAGCTTTCGGGTGCAATTTTATTATTCCTGAAATGCGTGAAGGGATAAATGAAATAGAATGGTCAAAAAACAATGATATTGAAGACCTGATAAGCTGGGACAAATTAAAAGGAACTGTCCATAATCACAGTAAATATTCGGATGGTAATCACACTTTGCAACAAATGGCCGACTTTTGTAAAGACCTGGGATTAGAATATTTTGGTATTGCGGACCACAGTCAAACCGCACAGTATGCGTCCGGATTATGGCCTGAAACGGTAATTAAGCAACAATTGGAAATTGATCAGTTAAATGCTAATTATGAAGGTTTTGAGATATTAAAAGGAATAGAATCAGATATTTTGACAAATGGTGACCTTGACTACGAAACTGATATTCTTAAAACCTTTGATTATATCGTGGCATCAGTTCATTCGGTACTCAATATGGATAAAGAGAAAGCAACACAAAGATTAATCAGAGCTATTGAAAATCCCTACACCTCAATTTTAGGTCATCTCTCCGGTCGATTGCTTCTTTCACGAAAGGGCTATCCACTCGATTATCCTAAAATCATTGATGCCTGTGCCGCAAATAAAGTGGTAATGGAGCTAAATGCGAGTCCATATCGACTGGATATCGACTGGAAATGGATCAACCTTTGTCTCGAAAAGGGAGTATGGATAAGTATTAATCCCGATGCACATGAAATGAATGGCATCTATGATATGAAATACGGTGTTGCTGTAGCCAGAAAAGCAGGCCTGTTAGCCTCTCAAACGCTCAACGCCCAATCTTTAGAAGCCGTAAAAAAAGTATTTCTTAAGAAATAA
- a CDS encoding peptidylprolyl isomerase: MSQKRFQIYIFLLLTTLYSCQKIIKTAPVQVPQVVELQKEPPIIIVNQNEISKNDLIEDIINNAEFDSLSNDEIINEIIKRKLLILEGQSRGMDTMGIFKEEVETYNKVTLEKYLIDKKALEKLRNEIYENYKIEINASHIFVPLSAYASPEDTLKIYQELMDLRDFAKKKDNFPSLAKEWSKDQKNNNKGGALGWFSTLHLIYPLEKIAHSTPKDSISLPVRTRMGYHLLKVNDKRPNSGYVKVQHIFKHLKSDVSKESYDRTYTFLDSLKYVAEKVGNFNELVHNYSDDYNSKENNGILPVFGIGTREESTFEEAAFSLQIGQISKPFRSVSGLHILKLIEKYPPDDKNTYLKRVESKLTTDSRGEYLLDERIKKIKKNFKFSVNEELLEQVQNYFDDRILKRTWKSPNTDLNGFVLFFIEDNRYMVSDFLKYVEEHQEYEKWNPEETPYTISKMLFEKYTTKLLLNYEESVEINNNPELQRVFKLEKENLMISKIMNERVIQKSISDTTGQKSFFKNNPNLFPPKETGEMISVSFDSEETQKKFYELKQKSKPYQLHRGIKPMYFNKNEFELNNETKRKLIGLINIMRKNPGYIVEIGGHSDANEEDRIAELRIKNTVNYLVSNGLPLTRILEVNFNSSKPAERFDWQKNQRVSFQFFSNYESDLAKVFIEKNPNSILYLKYQVTKAEFEKKMGLKWGNQSGSIKNNGRVEEFTLKVKATGANFKDYRYDVIEKYQIYLENDLLKTLSRKFELNFDKKEFSKLLEEIKKQ; the protein is encoded by the coding sequence ATGTCGCAAAAGCGTTTTCAAATATATATTTTCTTACTACTTACTACTTTGTATTCTTGCCAGAAAATCATAAAAACGGCACCAGTACAGGTCCCTCAAGTAGTAGAATTACAAAAAGAACCTCCTATAATAATTGTAAATCAAAATGAAATCTCGAAAAATGATCTGATAGAGGACATTATAAATAACGCTGAATTTGACTCTTTAAGTAATGATGAAATTATTAATGAGATAATAAAAAGGAAATTGTTGATATTAGAAGGTCAATCCCGGGGCATGGATACAATGGGGATATTTAAAGAAGAGGTTGAGACTTATAATAAAGTAACTCTGGAAAAATATCTGATTGACAAAAAAGCTCTGGAAAAATTACGAAATGAGATTTATGAAAATTATAAAATAGAAATCAATGCATCTCATATTTTTGTTCCGCTTTCAGCCTACGCCTCACCTGAGGACACTTTGAAAATATACCAGGAGCTAATGGATCTTCGTGATTTTGCAAAAAAGAAAGACAATTTCCCGAGTCTGGCAAAAGAATGGTCCAAAGATCAAAAAAATAATAATAAAGGTGGGGCATTGGGGTGGTTTTCAACACTTCATTTGATTTATCCACTTGAAAAAATTGCACATTCTACGCCAAAAGATTCAATTTCCTTGCCTGTTAGGACCAGAATGGGGTATCATTTGCTTAAAGTAAATGATAAAAGACCCAATAGCGGCTATGTAAAAGTTCAGCATATATTCAAACACTTAAAATCAGATGTGAGTAAAGAGAGTTATGACAGAACTTATACTTTTTTAGATTCCCTTAAATATGTAGCTGAGAAAGTAGGTAATTTTAATGAACTGGTTCATAATTATTCTGACGATTACAATTCAAAAGAAAACAATGGCATATTGCCGGTTTTCGGGATTGGTACCCGGGAAGAATCTACATTCGAAGAAGCAGCCTTCTCTTTGCAGATAGGCCAAATTTCAAAGCCTTTCAGATCTGTAAGTGGTTTGCATATTTTGAAACTAATCGAAAAATACCCACCAGATGATAAAAATACTTATTTAAAAAGAGTTGAGAGTAAACTTACGACAGATTCAAGAGGTGAATATTTGCTTGATGAAAGAATAAAAAAAATAAAAAAGAACTTTAAATTTTCGGTAAATGAAGAATTACTGGAACAAGTGCAAAATTATTTTGACGACAGAATTTTGAAAAGGACATGGAAAAGTCCCAATACCGATCTCAATGGTTTCGTGCTATTTTTTATAGAAGACAACAGATATATGGTGAGTGATTTTCTAAAATATGTAGAAGAACACCAGGAATATGAAAAATGGAATCCTGAAGAAACTCCCTATACAATTTCAAAAATGCTTTTTGAAAAATATACCACTAAACTATTATTGAATTATGAGGAAAGTGTTGAAATTAATAATAATCCGGAATTGCAACGAGTTTTTAAGTTAGAAAAAGAAAACCTGATGATTTCAAAAATCATGAACGAAAGAGTAATTCAAAAATCGATTAGCGACACAACCGGTCAAAAATCCTTTTTCAAAAACAATCCAAATTTATTCCCTCCCAAAGAAACAGGTGAAATGATATCAGTAAGTTTCGATTCTGAAGAAACACAAAAGAAGTTTTACGAATTAAAACAGAAGAGTAAACCTTACCAATTGCACAGGGGAATAAAACCGATGTATTTTAATAAAAATGAATTTGAGCTAAACAATGAAACCAAAAGAAAACTTATTGGTTTAATAAATATAATGAGGAAAAACCCCGGTTATATTGTTGAAATCGGCGGACATTCTGATGCAAATGAAGAAGATAGGATTGCTGAATTAAGAATAAAAAACACTGTAAATTATCTGGTTTCCAACGGCTTACCACTAACCAGGATTCTGGAAGTAAATTTTAATAGTTCAAAACCTGCTGAGCGTTTTGACTGGCAGAAAAACCAGAGAGTTTCGTTTCAGTTTTTTAGCAATTACGAATCCGACCTTGCAAAAGTTTTTATAGAAAAAAATCCTAATTCGATTTTATATCTCAAATATCAGGTTACTAAAGCTGAGTTTGAGAAAAAAATGGGACTAAAATGGGGCAATCAATCCGGAAGTATTAAAAACAATGGCAGAGTGGAGGAATTTACCTTAAAGGTGAAAGCAACCGGGGCAAATTTTAAAGATTACAGATACGATGTAATAGAAAAATATCAAATTTATCTTGAAAATGACCTATTAAAGACCTTAAGTCGTAAATTTGAGCTCAATTTTGACAAAAAAGAATTTTCTAAACTTTTAGAAGAAATAAAAAAACAATAA
- the secG gene encoding preprotein translocase subunit SecG yields MITTILILMIIAAILLIVVILIQNPKGGGLSSEFGGGTSQMFGVQKTGDILEKLTWGFFAFLLVAALGTGILARLNSSAQATESDVNVERSTTAPSLPAPTTAPITAPATTPTPAK; encoded by the coding sequence ATGATTACTACAATATTGATTTTAATGATCATTGCCGCAATTCTTTTAATCGTGGTAATATTAATTCAAAACCCTAAAGGTGGTGGCTTGTCATCAGAGTTTGGCGGTGGCACTTCTCAAATGTTTGGCGTGCAAAAAACCGGCGACATTCTTGAGAAACTAACCTGGGGCTTTTTCGCATTTTTACTTGTGGCTGCTTTAGGTACAGGTATTTTGGCCAGACTTAACAGTTCTGCTCAAGCTACTGAAAGTGATGTAAATGTAGAGCGTTCTACTACGGCACCATCATTGCCGGCACCTACTACAGCCCCTATTACTGCACCTGCCACTACACCAACTCCTGCTAAATAA
- a CDS encoding MoxR family ATPase — translation MYLKKYNTEVEAADALKKTYVDLTAEIGKVIVGQEETVKLLLTAIFCQGHCLLVGVPGLAKTLLVQTIASALDLDFNRIQFTPDLMPSDITGAETLDNNRNFKFVKGPVFANIILADEINRTPPKTQSALLESMQEYSVTVAGEKHSLSKPFFVLATQNPIEQEGTYPLPEAQLDRFMFMVSLDYPSFEQEINIVKNTTSDKKVEVNKILGADEIIEFQSLIRKVPVPDNVIEYAVRLVHQTRPGIDNASEESKKYLEWGAGPRASQNLVLAAKCHALINGKYSPDIEDIKAVAFPVLRHRIVRNFKAEAEGISVEQIIRNIM, via the coding sequence GTGTATTTAAAAAAATATAATACTGAAGTTGAAGCTGCTGATGCACTGAAAAAAACATATGTTGACCTTACAGCTGAAATTGGAAAAGTAATTGTTGGCCAGGAAGAAACTGTGAAGCTTTTGTTAACTGCAATTTTCTGTCAGGGTCACTGCCTGCTTGTGGGTGTTCCCGGACTGGCAAAAACATTATTGGTACAAACCATTGCATCTGCTTTGGATCTTGATTTCAACAGGATCCAGTTTACTCCGGACTTAATGCCATCTGATATAACCGGTGCAGAGACACTTGATAATAACCGCAATTTTAAGTTTGTAAAAGGGCCGGTTTTCGCCAATATTATCCTTGCCGATGAAATTAACCGTACGCCTCCCAAAACCCAATCAGCTTTGTTGGAGTCTATGCAGGAATATTCGGTTACGGTAGCCGGTGAAAAGCACTCCCTATCAAAGCCATTTTTTGTTTTGGCAACACAAAACCCAATCGAACAAGAAGGAACCTATCCCCTACCCGAGGCTCAGCTCGACAGGTTTATGTTTATGGTGAGCCTTGACTATCCGAGTTTTGAGCAAGAAATTAATATTGTAAAAAATACCACTTCTGATAAAAAAGTGGAGGTTAATAAAATACTTGGTGCTGACGAAATTATAGAATTTCAGTCTTTAATCAGAAAGGTACCGGTACCTGACAACGTTATTGAATATGCTGTGAGATTGGTTCATCAGACCCGCCCAGGAATTGATAATGCCTCTGAGGAATCAAAGAAATATCTGGAATGGGGTGCCGGCCCCCGTGCATCTCAAAATCTGGTATTAGCAGCAAAATGTCATGCACTGATAAATGGCAAATATTCTCCTGATATTGAAGACATTAAAGCCGTGGCCTTTCCAGTTTTAAGACACAGGATTGTCCGGAATTTCAAAGCCGAGGCCGAAGGGATTAGCGTAGAGCAAATCATCAGAAATATAATGTAA
- a CDS encoding peptidylprolyl isomerase encodes MRKLIFLLMLLPILAYSQTKHNVDKIIAKIDNYYILKSEVETLSARAAQEGQKLEKCQAFESLVVQKLLVAKAEIDSVIVEEDQINSQLDARMSEMVRLYGSEKNIVQQFSKSIETLKSELKNQVKEQLTADKMRNTITEKVNVTPLEVKQFFNKIPSDSLPIIPTEVSLQQLVIFAKVTKGQKEDLVLRLNDYKRRIENGEDFATLAKEYSEDQGSKVQGGDLGWAKRGQMVPEFEAAAMSLDSNKLSNIVESDFGFHLIQTLEKRGQEYHARHILLRPDYSRLDLTEPKKFLDSLKNQIEIDSLKFDKAVKLYSEDKMTSEAGGVLLSDETGSNMLPLDVSMEPNLYFTVDPMKVGTISAPLNYRSQDGKTGVRLIKIKTRKEAHKANLKDDYEKLKSFTLNMKQNEIIEKWFKDALAEVFISIDPEYQNCRIFEQ; translated from the coding sequence ATGCGGAAACTGATATTCCTATTGATGCTATTGCCAATACTGGCTTACTCTCAAACCAAGCACAACGTAGATAAAATAATAGCAAAAATAGATAACTATTATATTTTAAAATCTGAAGTAGAAACTCTTAGTGCAAGGGCTGCCCAGGAAGGTCAGAAACTCGAAAAATGTCAGGCATTTGAAAGCCTGGTAGTTCAAAAACTTCTGGTGGCCAAGGCTGAAATTGATTCAGTTATCGTTGAAGAAGACCAGATCAACAGCCAACTCGATGCCAGGATGTCAGAAATGGTGAGATTGTATGGAAGTGAAAAGAATATTGTCCAACAATTTAGTAAATCAATAGAAACACTAAAATCGGAACTCAAAAATCAGGTAAAAGAACAATTGACTGCCGATAAAATGAGAAACACAATCACAGAAAAAGTGAATGTGACACCTTTGGAAGTAAAGCAGTTTTTTAACAAAATACCCTCAGACAGTTTACCTATAATTCCGACAGAAGTATCTTTACAACAATTAGTAATTTTTGCAAAAGTAACTAAAGGTCAAAAAGAAGATTTGGTGCTTAGACTCAATGATTATAAAAGAAGAATTGAGAATGGTGAAGACTTTGCGACACTTGCTAAAGAATACTCCGAAGATCAGGGTTCTAAAGTTCAGGGGGGAGATTTGGGTTGGGCAAAAAGAGGCCAGATGGTTCCTGAATTTGAAGCTGCAGCCATGAGCCTGGATTCCAACAAGTTATCAAATATCGTAGAATCGGATTTTGGTTTTCACCTGATTCAGACTTTAGAAAAAAGAGGTCAGGAATATCATGCAAGACATATACTACTCAGACCTGATTATAGCAGACTTGACTTGACAGAACCTAAGAAATTTCTCGACAGTCTGAAAAACCAGATAGAAATTGATAGTTTAAAATTTGACAAGGCTGTAAAATTGTATTCTGAAGACAAAATGACTTCAGAAGCAGGTGGTGTGTTATTAAGTGACGAAACTGGGAGTAATATGCTTCCGCTTGATGTTTCGATGGAGCCAAACCTTTATTTTACTGTAGATCCAATGAAAGTTGGTACAATAAGTGCACCATTGAATTACAGGAGCCAGGATGGGAAAACAGGTGTACGTTTAATCAAGATTAAAACCCGCAAAGAAGCCCATAAAGCCAATCTTAAAGATGACTATGAGAAACTTAAGTCATTTACTTTGAATATGAAACAAAACGAAATCATTGAAAAGTGGTTCAAAGACGCCCTTGCTGAAGTTTTCATTAGTATTGACCCTGAATACCAGAATTGTAGAATTTTTGAACAATAA